Part of the Candidatus Delongbacteria bacterium genome is shown below.
TTTTGTTGATTCAATCGATGCAATAAATCTGCAAGTTCTATCTCAACATTTCTCTCCACATGCATATATTTCTTAAAATCACTAAAGGATTCTATACATTCTACGGCTTCTTTTGAAGATTCTTTCAATCGTCGTAATTCTCTAGCTAAACTACATTGATTCATAACACCCTCCACAAATTTTTATTAATACACCCTTCTCCCCGGAATAACCCCTCTAACCCCACCTGTTGGATCATCTATATCCCCTTTACGTCGTGGTATCAGGTGGATATGGAGATGGAATACGGTTTGTCCGGCGGCTTGGCCTATGTTAACACCGACGTTGAAGCCGTCGATGGTATTATCCGATGCTTGAAGGGCTTCTTTTCTTTTTCTGAGCAAATCAAAAAGACCCTTATTTTCCTCTTCTGTCGCATCAAAGAGGTCGGCGAAATGCCGTTTGGGAATGATTAGGGCGTGACCCTCCGTCACGGGAT
Proteins encoded:
- a CDS encoding HIT family protein translates to MAACVFCNLDQTRYLMENDVAFVVNDINPVTEGHALIIPKRHFADLFDATEEENKGLFDLLRKRKEALQASDNTIDGFNVGVNIGQAAGQTVFHLHIHLIPRRKGDIDDPTGGVRGVIPGRRVY